A stretch of DNA from Methanoplanus endosymbiosus:
GGCCTGTGGACTTGTGGAGGTTGCTCCGAGGTATGAAGCAGGAAGCCTCTGGGTCTTTAGCCCAGAGGTAGTTCACTATAGCTGATGTTCTGATATTTATGCAGACAATTCCATTTTGATAATTTTGCTGGTTTACTCCGGTTTTGTCTTCTGAATTATTTTTCGTCTGCACTGAATTTCCCCGGATGGTAGTGATGTTAATTTCATCATTCTGAATTGATCTTCTCTGGCAGGTGGTCTGGATCATTTTTATGTGTGTGATTTATTTCATCTGTGGAATTTTCCTGTTTCTGTCATGAATCAGGCAATTATTTATAGATTCAAATTGATTTTTAAATGATGCCTGACGAGCGGACACTTATATTGTGTGTCGATCGTGATGATGACATCGGCTATAAGGCGGATGTTAATGAGCCTGCAGTGGGAAGGGAGAAATGTCTTGATGCAGCTAACCGCCTCGCACTTGCTGATCCTGAAGATTCAGATGTAAATGCGATTTTTCAGGCGATAAAAACCTATGATGAACTGTCTGCCAGAGGCGAAGATGTATTTGTGGCAGTGGTTGGTGGAAATCATACCAATATGATAGACGGGGACAGGAGGATCTCCCAAGATCTCGGAAAAATAGTCTGGGATAATGAAATAACCGAATGTATAATTGTTACGGACGGTGCAGAAGATGAATTTGTCCTGCCAATAATTCAGGCTTCAGTAGATGTCAAAAGTGTTCAGAGGGTGATTGTAAAACAGATGCCCAATCTTGAAGGGACGTATTACATAATCAGGAAGCTTCTGGATGACCCTAAGATTGCAAGGACATTTCTTGTGCCTGTGGGTCTGGCAATGCTTCTCTATGCGGTTGCAAACCTTCTTGGAAGTCCTGAGATTGCAATAGTGATAGTTGTTGGTGTGATTGGTGTATATCTCCTCTTTAAGGGTCTTGGAATTGATGAATACTTCGGTTATGCGGTAAATTCCCTTCACAAATCCTTTGTAGGCGGAAGAGTGACATTTGTTGCATATATATCGGCAATTCTTATCGGTTCAATAGGGATCATTATAGGACTTACAAGCCTTCTTGAATGGTACACTCCTGATCGGGGAATATTATTCTATCTGCTGTCATTTGTTTATGGTTCTATTGCTTATTTCACAATAGCAGCACTGACAGCTTCCATAGGCAAGATAATTGATGTCTATCTCAATGAGAAAAATGCTCTGGGGAGAGTTATCGCAGTTCCCTTCTTCATTGGCGCTGTGGGAATAATTGCATATGGCGCAAGTGTCTATGCCCTTTCTGTCGGCAGCAGTATGGACTTTCCGGTCCTTGGCGTTGATGGAGTAAGGCTGATAGTTTATACGACTGTTATAGGTCTCATATGTGCAGCATTCGGGGTGTATCTTCAGAAGTATGTATCCGGATGGCTTAAGCGTTCAGTTGAGAAGGATGAACTCTGATTTCCTGAATATTTTTTTTCTGTTCCAACTGTGGCGGTCCGGAAATACTTCAGGTGACACTTTTTTGCGACCATGATTGTTGGGTTATGTTTTTTTCCTTGCTGGCTGTTTATGAAATTAACAGGCAGAAGGGCCACAACTTTAGTTGTGGGAGGATTTCAGAGAAGAGGATAATCAGGACTTTCCTGAGATTTTTTCTGATCCGGATTTCCTGTCAGAATAATAATAGCTGGGTTTATCCGGAATCAGCAGTTTTTGGTCTTTTATTTTTAAAAAAATTCTGAAATATCTGTTATTTTATGGCTATCTCTATTGGTTTTGCAAAGTATCCTATTCCTGGTATTTCAGAACTGTTGTTGAAATTTCTGGTTGATCTCGGTGTCTTAATTTCTATCTCCGGAATTTCAGCTCCAATTTCTATTCTTGGAAACCAAAGTGATCCATCTCCGTTGTTAAGTGAGGGTGAGCTCACAACCAGTACTGCGTGGTCCATATCAACAGATTCAAATATACTGTTTTCAAAGGGAAAAACCTCATATAGTTTCTTTTTAAGGTCTGCTTTACCGAGGAGAAGTACTATAATCTGTATGGTATCTTCAACAGAATAGTTGATCTCAAGTGTTGCCCTCTCTTCTTCAATCTGTATATTTACAGATTCAAAAGTGATGTAGCTGTATCTGTTGTCTTTGGCATATGCCGGACTTATCAGTATTGATGTAAGAATAAGACAGAGTATAATCAATCCTGATTTTTTCATTCTAATAGATATTCTAAAACTAATGATATAGGCTTTCTGGTCGGATTAATAAAATAATTTTTATGGAATTTTGGAAAGGGTAATTTCAATGCTTGAAACATTGGTCTGACCACTTTCTGTATCCATCAGTTCTGTACCTGTTATGATCCCGGATTTCTGAACACCTTCCAAAAACCGGTTTGTTGCAATTTCGGCTGTATCAACTGCGCGTGATATTGCCTTACCCCTGGCCTTTACAGCCACATGATCTGCTCCCTGATTAAACTGGGTAACTACTGCAAGAACATAATTCATTACAGGCTTGTTACCGACGAACACTGTATTATCAGTCATTAAGATACACTCTCCCATCAATTTAGAGATATTTTTTGCCTGCTATCAATTCAGCATTCAATACTGAGGCTCCCGCAGCCCCGCGTATTGTATTGTGTCCTGTAGCAATGAACCGGAGACCCTCTCTGACCCTTCCGACAGATACTGACATCCCATTGCCTGAATTCCTGTCAAGTCTTGGCTG
This window harbors:
- a CDS encoding DUF373 family protein — translated: MPDERTLILCVDRDDDIGYKADVNEPAVGREKCLDAANRLALADPEDSDVNAIFQAIKTYDELSARGEDVFVAVVGGNHTNMIDGDRRISQDLGKIVWDNEITECIIVTDGAEDEFVLPIIQASVDVKSVQRVIVKQMPNLEGTYYIIRKLLDDPKIARTFLVPVGLAMLLYAVANLLGSPEIAIVIVVGVIGVYLLFKGLGIDEYFGYAVNSLHKSFVGGRVTFVAYISAILIGSIGIIIGLTSLLEWYTPDRGILFYLLSFVYGSIAYFTIAALTASIGKIIDVYLNEKNALGRVIAVPFFIGAVGIIAYGASVYALSVGSSMDFPVLGVDGVRLIVYTTVIGLICAAFGVYLQKYVSGWLKRSVEKDEL
- the albA gene encoding DNA-binding protein Alba produces the protein MTDNTVFVGNKPVMNYVLAVVTQFNQGADHVAVKARGKAISRAVDTAEIATNRFLEGVQKSGIITGTELMDTESGQTNVSSIEITLSKIP